One window of the Salvia splendens isolate huo1 chromosome 1, SspV2, whole genome shotgun sequence genome contains the following:
- the LOC121782767 gene encoding sarcoplasmic reticulum histidine-rich calcium-binding protein-like has product MKNDHHHGVLEKDHDHSDLENKHLEEQGQKHNHDILENEHVEEQGQEHDHGVLENEHVEEQGQGHDHGVLENEHVEEQGQEHDYDVLENQHDHCVLENEHGQEHGYDVLENQHGHCVLENEHIEEQGWEHDHGVLENEHIEEQGWEHDHGVLENEHIEEQGWEHDHGVLENEHDRSVEHGQGWEQEHGVLENEHVEEQGQEHDHDILEDEHVGRVHGGEEDERGGHVETERGDEENGRGGHEEMGHGDEEDDCDEHEEMEHGDGGGKEGKHIHVRGEEREHDGGGDA; this is encoded by the exons ATGAAAAAC GATCATCACCATGGCGTTTTGGAGAAGGATCATGACCACAGTGACTTGGAGAATAAGCATCTTGAGGAGCAGGGGCAGAAGCATAATCATGATATTTTGGAGAATGAGCATGTTGAGGAGCAGGGGCAGGAGCATGACCATGGTGTTTTGGAGAATGAGCATGTTGAGGAGCAGGGGCAGGGGCATGACCATGGTGTTTTGGAGAATGAGCATGTTGAGGAGCAGGGGCAGGAGCATGACTATGATGTTTTGGAGAATCAACATGACCATTGTGTCTTGGAGAATGAGCAT GGGCAGGAGCATGGCTATGATGTTTTGGAGAATCAGCATGGCCACTGTGTCTTGGAGAATGAGCATATTGAGGAGCAGGGGTGGGAGCATGATCATGGTGTTTTGGAGAATGAGCATATTGAGGAGCAGGGTTGGGAGCATGATCATGGTGTTTTGGAGAATGAGCATATTGAGGAGCAGGGGTGGGAGCATGACCATGGTGTTTTGGAGAATGAGCATGATCGCAGTGTCGAGCAT GGGCAGGGGTGGGAGCAGGAGCATGGTGTTTTGGAGAATGAGCACGTTGAGGAGCAGGGGCAGGAGCATGACCATGATATCTTGGAGGATGAGCATGTTGGTCGTGTTCATGGTGGTGAGGAGGATGAGCGTGGTGGGCATGTGGAGACGGAGCGTGGTGATGAGGAGAATGGGCGTGGTGGGCATGAGGAGATGGGGCATGGTGATGAGGAGGATGACTGTGATGAGCATGAGGAGATGGAGCATGGTGATGGTGGTGGGAAGGAGGGCAAACATATTCATGTTCGTGGTGAGGAGAGGGAGCATGATGGTGGTGGTGATGCTTGA
- the LOC121748835 gene encoding dihydrolipoyllysine-residue succinyltransferase component of 2-oxoglutarate dehydrogenase complex 2, mitochondrial-like, protein MLGVLRRKAASGASSASVYGKSFYKLKPTGSAHRVSSAVGEEINCVRGFGNVRAFSHLPLAGRTMSLMPKREALDSSLKNVTLRTWSRSFSSDSDGDVFEAVVPFMGESITDGTLATFLKKPGDRVEVDEPIAQIETDKVTIDVNSPEAGVIKEFVAKEGDTVEPGTKVAIISKSGEGATHVAPSDEKPSEKSPSTPSPAAEEKKEKPAPKVETKPAVSKPKGPPPPKHSATEPQLPPKERERRVPMTRLRKRVATRLKDSQNTFALLTTFNEVDMTNLMKLRSDYKDAFAEKHGVKLGLMSGFVKAAISALQKQPIVNAVIDGDDIIYRDYVDISIAVGTPKGLVVPVLRNAENMNFAEVEKEINNLAKKANDGSISIDEMAGGTFTISNGGVYGSLLSTPIINPPQSAILGMHSIVSRPMVVGGNIVPRPMMYIALTYDHRLIDGREAVFFLRRIKDVVEDPRRLLLDV, encoded by the exons ATGTTAGGTGTTTTAAGGCGGAAAGCCGCTTCCGGCGCCTCATCTGCTTCG GTTTACGGAAAATCATTTTACAAGCTTAAGCCTACAGGATCTGCTCACCGGGTGAGCTCTGCAGTGGGAGAGGAG ATTAATTGCGTAAGGGGATTTGGCAATGTCCGAGCATTTTCTCACCTTCCTTTGGCTG GACGAACTATGTCTCTGATGCCAAAAAG GGAAGCACTGGACAGTTCCCTGAAAAATGTGACTTTACGGACTTGGAGTAGGTCATTCAGTTCTGACAGTG ATGGTGATGTTTTTGAAGCTGTTGTCCCTTTTATGGGTGAATCTATAACTGATGGCACTTTGGCAACATTCTTGAAAA AACCTGGGGATAGAGTTGAAGTGGACGAGCCAATAGCTCAGATTGAAACAGACAAG GTCACCATTGATGTGAATAGTCCTGAAGCAGGGGTGATCAAGGAG TTTGTAGCTAAGGAAGGAGATACTGTAGAACCTGGTACCAAGGTTGCTATAATATCAAAATCTGGTGAGGGTGCGACTCATGTTGCACCTTCTGATGAGAAACCCTCTGAAAAATCTCCTTCTACACCGTCACCTGCTGCTGAAGAGAAAAAGGAGAAGCCAGCACCTAAAGTTGAGACGAAACCCGCTGTATCAAAGCCTAAAGGACCTCCTCCTCCCAAACATTCCGCTACTGAGCCCCAGCTTCCCCCTAAAGAAAGGGAGAGACGT GTGCCTATGACAAGGCTTAGGAAAAGAGTTGCCACACGATTGAAGGATTCTCAAAACACATTCGCATTGCTGACAACATTCAATGAAGTTGACAT GACGAATTTGATGAAACTTCGTTCTGACTACAAGGATGCTTTTGCTGAAAAACATGGTGTGAAGCTGGGTCTAATGTCCGGATTTGTAAAA gCAGCAATAAGTGCTCTGCAGAAGCAGCCAATAGTGAATGCCGTTATTGATGGGGATGATATCATTTACAGAGATTACGTAGATATTAGCATAGCTGTTGGCACCCCCAAG GGTCTTGTTGTTCCGGTTCTACGGAATGCGGAAAATATGAATTTTGCGGAGGTTGAGAAGGAGATTAATAACCTTGCTAAGAAAGCCAATGATGGGAGTATATCAATTGATGAGATGGCTGGGGGAACGTTTACCATATCGAATGGTGGTGTTTATGGAAGTCTTCTGAGTACTCCCATCATCAATCCACCCCAG TCTGCTATCCTGGGGATGCACTCAATAGTGAGCCGCCCTATGGTGGTTGGAGGCAACATAGTTCCGAGACCCATGATGTACATTGCACTCACATATGACCATAGGCTGATTGATGGGAGAGAGGCAGTGTTCTTCTTGAGAAGAATCAAAGATGTGGTGGAAGACCCACGCAGATTGCTGTTGGATGTATAA
- the LOC121799448 gene encoding ABC transporter I family member 20-like: MAVEVEKSQPTVQVTDLKFTYPGIDGHPPPGAKPLIQDFNLSLFAGNRCLLVGSNGAGKTTILKIIGGKHMVDQETVRVLGRSAFHDTALTASGDLSYLGGEWRREVAFAGYEVPIQMDVPADKMIFGVAGVDPKRRDELIKVLDIDLSWRMHKVSDGQRRRVQICMGLLKTFKVLLLDEITVDLDVLARADLLMFLKKECEERGATIIYATHIFDGLEDWPSHIVYVSQGKLQLASPMNEIKELSNLSLMRTVERWLRKERDEERLRRKERRAKGLPEHEKQVEGSRVINNGWAAGRLNSTVAGEENFVLSSNRVLR, from the exons ATGGCGGTGGAGGTGGAAAAGTCTCAGCCCACAGTGCAGGTGACCGACCTCAAATTCACCTATCCGGGAATCGACGGCCATCCTCCGCCCGGCGCAAAGCCTCTCATTCAGgatttcaatctctctctcttcgcCGGCAACCGCTGCCTTCTCGTCGGCTCCAATGGCGCAG GGAAAACTACTATCTTGAAAATTATTGGAGGGAAGCACATGGTGGATCAGGAAACTGTTAGGGTTTTGGGAAGATCAGCGTTTCACGACACGGCATTGACCGCCTCAGGCGATCTTTCTTATCTTGGCGGCGAG TGGAGGAGAGAAGTTGCTTTTGCTGGTTATGAGGTTCCAATTCAAATGGATGTGCCTGCTGATAAAATGATTTTCGGGGTAGCAGGTGTCGATCCCAAAAGACGAGATGAACTGATAAAG GTTTTAGATATCGATCTGTCATGGAGAATGCATAAAGTATCTGATGGTCAAAGAAGGAGAGTTCAAATATGTATGGGTCTTCTAAAAACATTCAAG GTCCTTCTGCTCGATGAAATCACAGTCGATTTAGATGTTCTAGCTCGGGCCGATCTCCTAATGTTTCTGAAAAAGGAATGTGAAGAGAGGGGAGCTACAATCATCTACGCTACACATATTTTCGATGGCCTTGAGGATTGGCCATCTCACATT GTTTACGTGTCTCAAGGAAAGTTGCAACTTGCATCACCAATGAATGAAATCAAGGAGCTTAGCAATCTATCCTTGATG AGGACTGTGGAGCGTTGGCTGAGGAAAGAGAGAGACgaggagcggctgaggaggaaAGAGAGGAGGGCAAAGGGGTTGCCGGAACATGAGAAACAAGTAGAAGGCAGCCGTGTGATAAATAACGGGTGGGCTGCTGGGAGGCTGAACTCAACTGTTGCTGGAGAAGAGAATTTTGTGTTAAGCTCAAATAGGGTCCTCAGATAA
- the LOC121799455 gene encoding galactinol synthase 2-like: MAPELMNRPLNRGASGLTKAGSLPSRAYVTFLAGNGDYVKGVVGLAKGLRKVGTIYPLVVAVLPDVPAEHRRILVDQGCIVREIEPVYPPENQTQFAMAYYVINYSKLRIWEFVEYSKMIYLDGDIQVFENIDHLFDMDNGYFYAVMDCFCEKTWSHTPQFQIGYCQQCQDRVQWPDSLGPKPPKYFNAGMFVFEPSLPTYHDLLQTLKVTEATPFAEQDFLNMFFRDVYRPIPNNYNLVLAMLWRHPENVRLEEVKVVHYCAAGSKPWRYTGEEENMDREDIKMVVDKWWDIYNDQSLDYKGEVAAAAAAEQLMPVRGVVRYVPAPSAA; this comes from the exons atggcgCCAGAACTCATGAACCGTCCCTTGAATAGGGGTGCCTCCGGTCTGACGAAGGCCGGCAGCCTCCCCAGCCGCGCTTACGTCACTTTCCTTGCCGGCAACGGCGACTACGTGAAGGGCGTGGTGGGGCTGGCCAAGGGCCTCAGGAAGGTCGGCACCATCTACCCTCTCGTGGTGGCTGTTCTCCCCGACGTCCCCGCTGAGCACCGCCGCATACTGGTGGACCAAGGCTGCATCGTCCGCGAGATCGAGCCGGTGTACCCGCCCGAGAATCAGACGCAGTTCGCCATGGCCTACTACGTCATCAACTACTCCAAACTCCGCATTTGGGAG TTTGTGGAGTACAGCAAGATGATCTACTTGGACGGAGACATCCAGGTGTTCGAGAACATCGACCATCTGTTCGACATGGACAACGGCTATTTCTACGCGGTGATGGACTGCTTCTGCGAGAAGACGTGGAGCCACACGCCGCAGTTCCAGATCGGCTACTGCCAACAGTGCCAGGACCGGGTGCAGTGGCCGGACTCCCTCGGCCCGAAGCCGCCAAAGTACTTCAACGCGGGAATGTTCGTGTTCGAGCCGAGCCTGCCGACGTACCACGACCTGCTGCAGACGCTGAAGGTGACGGAGGCGACGCCATTCGCGGAGCAGGACTTCCTCAACATGTTCTTCCGCGACGTGTACCGCCCCATCCCCAACAACTACAACCTGGTGCTGGCGATGCTGTGGCGCCACCCGGAGAACGTCCGGCTGGAGGAGGTCAAGGTGGTGCACTACTGCGCCGCCGGGTCCAAGCCGTGGCGCTACACCGGCGAGGAGGAGAACATGGACCGCGAAGACATCAAGATGGTGGTGGATAAATGGTGGGACATTTACAACGACCAGAGCCTCGACTACAAGGGAGAggtcgctgctgctgctgctgctgagcAGTTGATGCCGGTTCGCGGCGTGGTTCGCTATGTTCCAGCCCCTTCCGCCGCCTAA